The sequence GAGCAGGAGCTGGCGAAGGCCACCACGGTGTATCCATGACCTCCTTCCCCGTGGCAGCCACATGCCGCTTTCCCTTTCTCCGTTCAGGTCCCTCACTTTGTTCCAGACACGCCGGCGGCCCGGGCGGACCTGGCAGCCCAGTACACAACCATCGGGCGCATGGACCAAGGTAGGACCTGCGGGGACCAGGCTTGTGCTGGTGAGCGCTGCGGTCCCCCATGTCCCGCGCCTCAGCTCTGCCCCTCCATCCACAGGGATCGGGTTGGTCCTGGAGGAGCTGCGCCGTGCTGGCTTCCACAACAGCACGCTGGTGATCTACACCTCCGACAATGgcatccccttccccagcggCAGGACCAACCTCTACCGGTCGGGCACCGCCGAGCCCCTGCTGATCTCCTCCCCTGAGCACACCAGGCGCTGGGGGCAGGTCAGCCAGGCCTTCGCCTCCCTCCTGGGTAAGAGCCTGTGGCCCCGGCAGGGAGCAGAGACATGCGGAGCTGTACCGGGGGGTGTGAGCTGGCACCCACCCTCCCCACACCGAAACGCAGGGTCCTGTCCCAGGGGACAGCCTGCAGCCCTCGGCACTGGCACGGCCAgcctgggaagggagaggagggacGACAGAACAGTAGGGTCCCCTGCAGCAATGTCATCCcagggctcagctctgcagcttgtCCCAGGACCACCCGCAGCCCATGTGGCAGCAGACCCCAGAGACCTTTCTGCCCCTCTCCAGGGTTGAGCTCCCTCCCATGGGCCCCAGCCCTGCATCtcatccttctcctcccctccagaTCTGACACCAACCATTCTGGACTGGTTCTCCATCCCCTACCCTTCTTACAGCATCTTTGGCACAAAGCGGGTGCAGCTTACTGGAAAGTCTCTGCTGCCAGCGCTGGAGTCGGAGCAGCCCTGGGCCACCACCTTCAGCAGCCAGAGCCACCACGAGGTGACCATGTACTACCCCATGCGAGCCATCCAGCACCAACAGTTCCGCCTCATTCACAACCTCAACTACAAGATGCCCTTTCCCATCGATCAGGACTTCTACATCTCGCCCACCTTCCAAGACCTGCTCAACCGCAGCAGGGCCGGGCAGCCAACCCACTGGAACAAGACCCTGCACCAGTACTACTACAGAGACCGCTGGGAGCTCTTCGACTGCAGCCAGGACCCCTTCGAGAGCCAGAACCTGGCCCCCGACCCCCGCTATGCCGccatcttccagctgcttcGTGCGCAGCTCTTGAAGTGGCAGTGGGACACAAGCGACCCCTGGGTGTGCGCCCCCGATGCTGtcctggaaaagaaactgagcCCCCAGTGCCGGCCGCTGCACAACGAGCTGTGAACATCACCTCTGCCCGAtagcccccctgccatgggccaGCTGCACGCTGCCCTGGGGCACGAGGGGGTGGGGGCAAGATCCTGGCTGGGCTGGTCCCAAATCCTGGGTGACACCCCGAGGCTCTGCTCTCTGTACCACAAACACCGCTTGGCCCTGGAGCATTCAGGGATCCTCGTGCCTTTATTTTTGGCCAGAGGAGCCATAGGGCCAAGCTGCTCCTCAATAAAGCCTCAGGAGGAAAGGTCTGGTTTTACCCGGGGCTGAGCACATCCCTGCCAGCTCccggtgctgctgcagctcctggtgccaCAGCTCAACCACAGCCATGTGGtgggggccagggctggggcccCCGGCAGGCAGCAGTCCCCAGGCTTGGAGCCAGCAGGATGGATGGGCCAAGGGGCTCTGCAACCTGGCCAGAGCTGCGGGAACAGCTGGGGGTCCCTCACCGCTCTGGGAAATGGGGTGAAGCCTGAGAGGATCCCGCTGGAGGCCCTCAGGCGGGGAtagagccgggggggggggggggggtcccagccgGGGGAAGAGGGCTAGGCCAGGGCTCAGCAGCACTCTCAGGACAGGCAGTGGCAGAAAGGGGCACGGACATGGCCTagggctgctcccagcaaaCAGCAACTTCATTCACAGCGCTGCTCCCTTGTGCCCTGCATGGatccccctccccaaaagcaCAGCCAGGAGACTCCCTGCGGTCCCTCCACAGGTTACCAGTCCAGCATGTTAATAGGTTTGCTGTCTCACAAGGCACTGAGGTCTTTTTTACCCTGTTCTGAAGAAGACGAGGGTTTCCCTGTCCCCAGGAGTTGTGCAAGCCCCCTCGATGCGAGTCCAGTGCACACATCTCCAGCTAACTCATGTTAGCCAGAAGGGAAGCCACAGCCCAGGAGCCGCATCCCGTGGGAAGAGCGGCAGCAGCTCCGGGTTTGCGAAAGACGGGACGGATTCGGCCGCAGCGCCAAAGGGAGCAGCACTGCCTCTCCCCGCAGAGTGGCACAGGTCCAGCATCAGCTCAGAACCAAGTGATCACAAACTGCTCCCACATCGGCAGCGACACAGGCACTTTCAGCACCtgaaggggagaaggaagggtCAGCATGGCGAGAACCAGGCGGGATGGAGCCCAGGGGGTGTCAGAGCTGAGAGGGGTGTCCTGCCCCACTGGAGTGCAGTGCAGAGCCACAGCCCAGCATGGCCCTGGTCCCGCAGAGCCCCCCGGGAAGGGTGACCAGGGTAGACAGTcccaggagctgagctgtgTCACTGCTCCTCACAGAGCTCCAGCCCCATCACCACGCATCCTTCCCATGCTCCATCTCCCCATCCTTGCCCTCTTGCATGGCCTAATCCTGCCCTGGCCCCCAAGCTGTGACCCAGCCcgtgctgggcagccctggaTGCTCTTTGGTGTCTATAAAGCAGGTACTGGGGCCAAACCCTGCCAACCCCTCAGCTGAGCCATGGGTCCCTTCCCAGCCACCACCCAGCAGGACCCCCCTGCCGCCACCCCCTCCCACGGGAGGACAAGCACTCACCTGAGTGTCGCTGCGGTAGGAGAAGTCGCTCACGAGGACACCGTTGGCCAGGACTTGCCGGGGAGGGCTGGTGACGCCCAGCACGGTCACAGCCTCCAGCAGGACCCCGTCGAGGTGGGCGCTcgcctgcaggagctggctgagCACAGTGCCCTGCGGTGACAGCAGGACCGTCACCCTGCACTCCCGGGGCCCCACCACCCCACATGCACCCAGGGCTTCTTGACATGTGCTGCCCGTCTGCAGAGCACCAAGGCCAGGGATATGGGTGCTCTGCCATCACTGGAGAGCGGCAAAGCCATTTATCAGAGGGATGGGGCTGGAAAGCATCCACTGCTGCACACTTCTTGCACTGCGGGTGCACGCAGAGAGCAGCCAGgtccctggcacagcctctcCCGCTCCTAAGGGGGCTCCTCAGGGGTTACAGTCCACATGGGACCCCACCAGCACACAGTGCTTCAGCCATTCAGTCAGGCACTTCTGGCACAACACAgcttggctgcagcagggcatggTGCTGCCCATGACCGCACATGCCCCAGGGGCACCAGGACCTGTGCATGGCAGCAAGCACCCATGCCTGGATgcgccccgccagcccccgTCACTCACGTGTGTGGCCAGGAAGAGGATCTCAGTGTAGTCCCCCCTCTCAAAGGtctgccagctctccccatcGTCCCAGA comes from Falco naumanni isolate bFalNau1 chromosome 1, bFalNau1.pat, whole genome shotgun sequence and encodes:
- the SGSH gene encoding N-sulphoglucosamine sulphohydrolase isoform X1, which codes for MRPWALALLVAALRIGGAPAPARNVLLFLADDGGFESGAYNNSAIRTPNLDALARRSVVFQNAFTSVSSCSPSRASILTGLPQHQNGMYGLHQDMHHFNSFNSVRSLPQLLSQARVRTGIIGKKHVGPETVYPFDFAYTEENSSVLQVGRNITRIKALVRQFLQSQDGRPFFLYVAFHDPHRCGHSQPQYGAFCEKFGNGESGMGWIPDWKPQLYRPEQVQVPHFVPDTPAARADLAAQYTTIGRMDQGIGLVLEELRRAGFHNSTLVIYTSDNGIPFPSGRTNLYRSGTAEPLLISSPEHTRRWGQVSQAFASLLDLTPTILDWFSIPYPSYSIFGTKRVQLTGKSLLPALESEQPWATTFSSQSHHEVTMYYPMRAIQHQQFRLIHNLNYKMPFPIDQDFYISPTFQDLLNRSRAGQPTHWNKTLHQYYYRDRWELFDCSQDPFESQNLAPDPRYAAIFQLLRAQLLKWQWDTSDPWVCAPDAVLEKKLSPQCRPLHNEL